In Spirochaeta thermophila DSM 6578, the following proteins share a genomic window:
- the thiS gene encoding sulfur carrier protein ThiS: protein MRLTINGTPEELPYDELTVEELLSVKKVRMPETVTVELNGTVIRRHLYASTKVKDGDAVEFLYFMGGGR, encoded by the coding sequence ATGCGACTCACCATCAATGGGACCCCGGAAGAGCTCCCCTACGATGAGCTCACGGTTGAGGAGCTCCTCAGCGTGAAGAAGGTGAGGATGCCGGAGACGGTCACCGTGGAGCTCAACGGCACGGTCATACGGCGTCACCTCTACGCATCCACAAAGGTGAAGGACGGGGATGCGGTGGAATTCCTCTACTTCATGGGAGGTGGCCGGTGA
- a CDS encoding HesA/MoeB/ThiF family protein, producing MNLREDQIYRYSRHILLHQVGGEGQGRLLSGRVLVIGAGGLGSPVAYYLAAAGVGTVGLVDGDVVELSNLQRQILHFTPDVGRPKVESAAEKLAALNPDVRVETYSYRVTAENIRSLIREYDFIIDGTDNFPAKFLINDACVMEGKPYSHAGVLRFQGQTFTYVPGHMCYRCVFRDMPPKGAVPTCAEAGVLGAVVGVLGTIQATEAVKYLLGVGDLLTDRLLVFDALTSRFREVRIGRQEECPLCGTSPEITELREYEQPACDLRERSSV from the coding sequence ATGAACCTCAGGGAAGATCAGATCTACAGGTACAGCAGACACATACTCCTCCACCAGGTGGGAGGGGAGGGACAGGGGAGGCTGCTCTCGGGTAGGGTGCTCGTGATAGGCGCCGGAGGGCTGGGCTCTCCTGTGGCCTACTACCTCGCCGCAGCAGGGGTGGGGACCGTAGGCCTGGTCGACGGGGACGTGGTCGAACTCTCCAACCTTCAGCGCCAGATCCTCCACTTCACCCCTGACGTGGGGCGGCCGAAAGTGGAGTCGGCGGCCGAGAAGCTCGCTGCACTCAATCCGGATGTGAGAGTGGAGACCTATTCCTACAGGGTGACGGCGGAGAACATCCGCTCCCTCATACGGGAGTACGACTTCATCATCGACGGAACGGACAACTTCCCCGCCAAGTTCCTTATAAACGATGCCTGTGTCATGGAGGGTAAGCCCTACTCGCACGCAGGGGTGCTCAGGTTTCAGGGCCAGACCTTCACCTACGTGCCAGGGCATATGTGTTACCGGTGCGTGTTCCGGGATATGCCCCCCAAGGGAGCCGTGCCCACCTGTGCCGAAGCGGGGGTTCTGGGTGCGGTGGTGGGGGTGCTTGGAACCATCCAGGCCACGGAGGCGGTGAAGTATCTGCTCGGGGTGGGAGATCTGCTCACGGACAGGCTTCTCGTCTTCGATGCCCTCACCTCCAGGTTCAGAGAGGTGCGGATCGGGCGTCAGGAGGAGTGCCCTCTGTGCGGTACTTCCCCTGAGATCACCGAGCTGCGGGAGTACGAGCAGCCCGCATGCGACCTTAGAGAGAGGAGTTCTGTATGA
- a CDS encoding DUF2061 domain-containing protein, producing the protein MEDPRAKGRLMSARDTHLRSVCKAISWRVIATLTTTLIAYFVTGKWETALFIGGWEALVKIVVYTLHERVWEHIPFGRREPEYYI; encoded by the coding sequence GTGGAGGATCCACGTGCGAAAGGCAGGCTCATGAGCGCGAGAGACACGCACCTCAGATCGGTCTGTAAGGCCATCTCGTGGAGGGTGATCGCCACCCTCACCACCACCCTCATCGCTTACTTCGTGACCGGGAAGTGGGAGACCGCCCTCTTCATAGGGGGGTGGGAGGCCCTCGTGAAGATCGTGGTGTACACCCTCCACGAGCGGGTGTGGGAGCACATCCCCTTTGGCCGGCGTGAGCCAGAGTACTACATCTAG
- a CDS encoding DsrE/DsrF/DrsH-like family protein, which translates to MSKKLSLVVFHGNFDTAVAAFTLASGAAAVGYEVNLFFTFWGLNIIKKKQGRAFVGKGFLARVFNFLMGGRKNLPLTRLNFLGVSPKLMTHLMKKRHVATLEELIQASIDLGVNFYACEMSMHILGMDRGVFIAPVKEVLGVAKFLEYSEGGEVLFI; encoded by the coding sequence ATGAGCAAGAAGCTTTCACTCGTGGTGTTCCACGGGAACTTTGATACCGCGGTGGCGGCATTCACCCTTGCCTCCGGTGCCGCAGCGGTGGGATACGAGGTGAACCTGTTTTTCACCTTCTGGGGGCTCAATATCATAAAGAAGAAGCAGGGGAGGGCCTTTGTGGGGAAGGGGTTCCTCGCGAGGGTCTTCAACTTCCTCATGGGGGGAAGGAAGAACCTCCCCTTAACCAGGCTCAACTTCCTCGGGGTGAGTCCCAAGCTCATGACGCATCTTATGAAGAAGCGGCACGTGGCTACCCTTGAGGAACTCATCCAGGCGAGTATCGACCTTGGGGTGAACTTCTACGCCTGTGAGATGTCCATGCACATCCTTGGGATGGACAGAGGTGTGTTCATCGCCCCGGTGAAGGAAGTGCTCGGGGTGGCGAAGTTTCTCGAATACTCTGAGGGAGGGGAGGTCCTATTTATATGA
- a CDS encoding phosphoadenylyl-sulfate reductase, with protein sequence MDLKERVKTYREALKGKTPQKVLAYVLDEWGGGVVQASSLGAEDQVITHMLLSLTPRPRVFVIDTGRLPEETYALLDLIHTRWDLDLRVYAPAAEDVEEFVRTYGPNAFYRSVGLRKRCCYIRKVKPLMRALEEAKVWITGLRKAQSPDRDGVEVVEWDELHGLIKVNPLADWSDEEVWSYLKSHGVPYNVLHDRGYPSIGCEPCTRAVLPGEHPRAGRWWWEQGKKECGLHTKRTRRDHG encoded by the coding sequence GTGGATCTGAAGGAGAGGGTGAAGACCTATAGAGAGGCACTCAAAGGGAAGACCCCACAGAAGGTGCTCGCGTATGTCCTCGATGAGTGGGGAGGGGGTGTGGTGCAGGCCTCGAGCCTTGGGGCCGAGGACCAGGTGATCACCCACATGCTCCTCTCCCTCACCCCCCGACCCCGGGTGTTTGTGATCGACACCGGACGACTCCCCGAGGAGACCTATGCCCTCCTCGATCTCATCCACACCCGTTGGGACCTGGACCTAAGGGTGTATGCCCCTGCCGCAGAGGACGTGGAGGAGTTTGTACGGACCTATGGTCCCAATGCATTCTACCGGAGTGTGGGGCTCAGAAAGCGATGCTGCTATATCCGTAAGGTGAAGCCCCTCATGAGGGCGCTCGAAGAGGCGAAGGTCTGGATTACCGGACTTCGCAAAGCGCAGAGTCCTGATCGGGACGGGGTGGAGGTGGTGGAGTGGGATGAGCTTCACGGGCTCATCAAGGTGAACCCCCTCGCGGACTGGAGTGACGAGGAGGTCTGGTCGTACCTCAAGAGCCATGGGGTACCTTACAACGTGCTTCACGACAGGGGCTATCCCAGCATCGGGTGTGAGCCCTGCACGAGGGCGGTCCTCCCGGGCGAACACCCCAGGGCCGGCCGCTGGTGGTGGGAGCAGGGGAAGAAGGAGTGCGGCCTCCACACCAAACGAACGAGGAGGGACCATGGATAG
- a CDS encoding GTP-binding protein, producing MRDRHGERRELFSHQERVAVVMVGHVDHGKSTIVGRLLAEAGALPKGELEQVQEYCRRNARTFEYAYLLDALKDEQAQGITIDSARVFFSLEGRDFVWIDAPGHVEFIKNMVTGASRADAAFLVIDVREGVQENSRRHGYLLSFLGVEQVVVLVNKMDLVDWQEEAFSRVRDRFGEFLEGLGIRPVAYIPVSGREGDNLVSLSPRMPWYLGPTVKDVFLEFSPRTGTEGGPFRMPVQAVYKFTRLGDDRRIIAGTVVTGTLSVGDEVVFYPSGKRSRVKRIESFNEEPSLLSAGESKGFTLETQVYVRPGELAARVDEPPPEGASAFRVTLFWLSPHPMVKGKRYTLRLGAAREAAYLSEIKAVVDSSDLTTESHKEVVEQYDVAECVLSTLKPVAFDLYHRIPPTGRFVIIDEYEIAGGGVILEALPVSGVDSYVRAREERWRRGEVGADERAMRYGQRPYVLLVTGDEPSCLDALARRAERTLFERGWNVYYLASENLMQGLEADLVVEDREEHLRRMGEVLRLLTDTGLVVVTTVVGMEEEEVALLCEVARPAEVLVVEVGSMLPDELLAARLREGVCEEDLVEDLARLLKDRRILLEYHL from the coding sequence ATGAGAGATCGACATGGAGAGAGGAGGGAACTGTTCTCCCATCAAGAGAGAGTGGCGGTGGTCATGGTGGGCCATGTGGACCACGGAAAGAGTACCATTGTGGGGAGGCTCCTCGCCGAGGCAGGGGCTCTGCCCAAGGGGGAGCTCGAGCAGGTTCAGGAGTACTGTCGAAGGAATGCGCGGACCTTCGAATATGCGTATCTCCTGGATGCTCTCAAAGACGAGCAGGCCCAGGGGATCACCATAGACAGCGCCCGAGTCTTCTTCTCACTCGAGGGGCGGGACTTTGTGTGGATCGATGCCCCAGGCCACGTGGAGTTCATCAAGAACATGGTGACCGGAGCCTCGCGTGCCGATGCCGCCTTTCTGGTGATCGATGTGCGAGAGGGGGTGCAGGAGAACTCCAGACGCCACGGGTATCTCCTCTCGTTCCTCGGCGTGGAACAGGTGGTGGTCCTGGTGAACAAGATGGATCTTGTAGACTGGCAGGAGGAAGCCTTTTCCAGGGTGCGGGATCGCTTCGGCGAGTTCCTCGAGGGACTCGGGATTCGTCCAGTAGCCTATATCCCTGTCTCTGGAAGAGAGGGGGACAACCTGGTGAGCCTCTCTCCCCGCATGCCGTGGTATCTCGGGCCCACGGTGAAGGATGTCTTCCTGGAATTCTCCCCACGGACAGGAACCGAGGGAGGGCCATTTCGCATGCCCGTTCAGGCGGTGTACAAGTTCACCAGACTCGGAGATGATAGGAGGATCATTGCCGGCACGGTAGTGACAGGGACTCTTTCAGTGGGCGATGAGGTGGTGTTCTATCCCTCGGGAAAGAGGAGTCGGGTGAAGCGAATAGAGTCGTTCAATGAGGAGCCCTCCCTCCTCTCGGCAGGGGAGTCGAAGGGGTTTACCCTCGAGACCCAGGTGTATGTACGTCCAGGTGAGCTTGCAGCCAGGGTGGATGAACCTCCTCCTGAGGGAGCCTCTGCCTTCAGGGTGACCCTTTTCTGGCTCTCCCCTCATCCCATGGTGAAGGGCAAGCGCTACACGCTCCGCCTCGGGGCGGCGAGGGAGGCCGCCTACCTCTCGGAGATCAAGGCAGTGGTGGATTCCTCAGATCTCACCACTGAGAGTCACAAAGAGGTAGTGGAGCAGTACGATGTGGCCGAGTGTGTGCTCTCGACCCTCAAACCGGTGGCCTTCGACCTCTACCACCGCATTCCTCCCACAGGGAGGTTCGTGATCATCGACGAGTATGAGATTGCAGGTGGTGGAGTGATCCTCGAGGCCCTGCCGGTTTCTGGTGTGGACTCTTACGTGCGGGCGAGGGAGGAGCGGTGGCGGAGGGGAGAGGTGGGAGCCGATGAACGGGCGATGCGCTACGGGCAGAGGCCCTATGTGCTCCTGGTTACGGGCGATGAGCCCTCGTGTCTCGATGCCCTCGCGAGGAGGGCCGAGCGGACCCTCTTCGAGAGGGGGTGGAACGTCTACTATCTCGCCTCGGAGAACCTCATGCAAGGGCTTGAGGCCGACCTGGTGGTGGAGGACAGGGAGGAACACCTGCGACGTATGGGCGAGGTTCTCAGGCTACTGACGGATACAGGGCTCGTGGTGGTCACCACGGTGGTGGGGATGGAGGAGGAAGAGGTGGCCCTCCTGTGTGAGGTGGCCCGTCCCGCGGAGGTGCTCGTGGTGGAGGTGGGGAGCATGCTTCCCGATGAGCTGCTCGCGGCGAGGCTCAGGGAGGGGGTGTGCGAGGAGGATCTGGTGGAGGACCTCGCCCGGCTCCTCAAGGATCGGAGGATCCTCCTTGAGTATCACCTGTAG
- a CDS encoding Mov34/MPN/PAD-1 family protein, whose product MKMLASLIEEIVRHAREEAPIEACGYVAGVGDETRRIFRLTNADASPEHFSFIPEEQFVALKAARKEGLSLIGVYHSHPATPARMSEEDIRLANDTEMRYLIYSVAEGVLRCFRVDEEKRVTEEPIEVTGGGA is encoded by the coding sequence ATGAAGATGCTTGCCTCGCTCATCGAGGAGATCGTCCGCCACGCGCGGGAGGAGGCGCCGATCGAGGCGTGCGGGTATGTGGCCGGGGTGGGGGACGAGACGCGGAGGATCTTCCGGCTCACCAATGCGGATGCCTCGCCGGAGCACTTCTCCTTCATCCCCGAGGAACAGTTCGTAGCCCTCAAGGCTGCCCGGAAGGAGGGGCTCTCGCTCATAGGGGTGTATCACTCCCATCCGGCCACGCCTGCGCGGATGTCGGAGGAGGACATCCGCCTCGCCAACGACACCGAGATGCGCTACCTCATCTACTCGGTCGCAGAGGGAGTCCTCCGGTGCTTTCGGGTGGACGAGGAAAAGCGCGTCACCGAGGAGCCCATAGAGGTGACAGGAGGGGGAGCATGA
- a CDS encoding aminotransferase class V-fold PLP-dependent enzyme: MRLQTRAVHALPQADPAWGATIPPVYLSASFAYVDPETLARVFQGREPGFIYSRIGNPTVALFEQAFTRIVEARGAVATSSGMAAITAVIFALAQAGDAVAVSSSLFGGTLSLFSRLVARCGIEVRLFDPLLPEQLESVLDDAVRFVFLEVIGNPRLDVPDIPLLANLAHAKGVPLVADCTLAPPGMFDPRRWGVDVAVHSLTKYITGNGTVVGGLVVDTGVFDWTAFPGSAVQEAVGKAGEAAFLYVLRREIVQDMGMSPSPIHALFHYLGLETLGLRVRQHCENAQALASFLARHPRVREVRYPGLEDDPSYPVASRLFEGGRYGGLLTFSLADREECFRLIRALRLPRTLANLGDAATLIIHPASTIYHERTEEERAGAGVHEGLLRVSVGIEESADLIEDFSRALEVLSKE, translated from the coding sequence GTGAGGCTTCAGACCCGTGCCGTACACGCACTCCCCCAGGCTGATCCTGCCTGGGGGGCCACCATCCCCCCGGTGTACCTCTCTGCCTCCTTTGCGTACGTGGACCCAGAGACGCTCGCCAGGGTCTTCCAGGGAAGGGAGCCTGGCTTCATCTACTCCCGTATCGGTAACCCCACGGTGGCCCTCTTCGAGCAGGCCTTCACCCGTATCGTGGAGGCGCGAGGAGCGGTCGCCACCTCCTCTGGCATGGCGGCCATCACCGCGGTGATCTTTGCCCTTGCTCAGGCAGGGGATGCGGTGGCGGTCTCCTCGAGCCTCTTCGGCGGTACGCTCTCGCTCTTTTCCCGCCTTGTAGCCCGATGTGGGATCGAGGTCCGCCTCTTCGATCCACTCCTTCCCGAGCAGCTCGAGTCGGTTCTGGATGACGCGGTGCGGTTCGTCTTCCTCGAGGTGATAGGAAATCCGAGGCTCGACGTCCCCGACATCCCTCTGCTCGCCAACCTGGCGCACGCCAAGGGGGTTCCCCTTGTGGCCGACTGCACGCTCGCTCCCCCGGGTATGTTCGATCCACGGAGGTGGGGCGTGGATGTGGCGGTGCACTCCCTCACCAAGTACATCACGGGGAACGGCACGGTGGTGGGGGGTCTGGTCGTGGATACGGGTGTGTTCGATTGGACGGCGTTTCCAGGATCGGCGGTGCAGGAGGCGGTGGGGAAGGCGGGAGAGGCGGCCTTCCTCTACGTGCTCAGACGGGAGATCGTCCAGGATATGGGGATGAGTCCTTCCCCGATCCATGCCCTCTTCCACTACCTTGGGCTCGAGACCCTGGGGCTCCGTGTGCGCCAGCACTGCGAGAACGCGCAGGCCCTCGCCTCCTTCCTCGCCAGGCATCCCAGGGTCAGGGAGGTGCGGTACCCGGGGCTCGAGGACGATCCCTCCTATCCTGTGGCCTCCCGGCTCTTCGAGGGAGGGCGCTACGGAGGCCTCCTCACCTTCAGCCTGGCGGACAGGGAGGAGTGCTTCAGGCTCATCCGGGCCCTCAGGCTCCCCCGAACCCTCGCCAATCTCGGGGATGCCGCCACGCTCATCATCCATCCTGCTTCCACGATCTATCACGAGCGTACCGAGGAAGAGCGGGCGGGCGCCGGGGTCCACGAGGGCCTTCTCAGGGTCTCGGTGGGGATAGAGGAGAGCGCGGACCTCATAGAAGACTTTTCGAGGGCACTCGAGGTGCTCTCAAAGGAGTAG
- a CDS encoding precorrin-2 dehydrogenase/sirohydrochlorin ferrochelatase family protein, with protein MKLPLLLECEDLPVAVVGAGKVGLRKARTLMEAGARVRVMDPVAEPPAWFRGEWRHEGFLPAHLEGVVLVVAATSDAGLNARICEEARARGILACNAGGKEGRVVSFMTSFRWNDLVVALGSEEGDVRKTITARRMLYDLLMGSPH; from the coding sequence ATGAAGCTTCCGTTGCTTCTGGAGTGTGAGGATCTCCCTGTCGCGGTGGTGGGGGCAGGGAAGGTGGGGCTTAGGAAGGCGCGGACCCTCATGGAGGCGGGGGCGCGCGTGCGGGTGATGGATCCAGTGGCAGAGCCCCCGGCCTGGTTCAGGGGGGAGTGGCGGCACGAGGGCTTCCTCCCGGCCCATCTCGAGGGCGTCGTCCTCGTGGTGGCGGCCACCTCCGATGCAGGTCTCAACGCCCGCATCTGCGAGGAGGCGCGTGCCCGGGGAATACTTGCGTGCAACGCAGGGGGAAAGGAGGGGCGTGTGGTCTCGTTCATGACCTCGTTCCGGTGGAACGATCTGGTCGTGGCCCTGGGATCGGAGGAGGGGGATGTGCGGAAGACCATCACGGCGAGGAGGATGCTCTATGATCTGCTTATGGGGAGTCCACATTGA
- a CDS encoding sulfurtransferase TusA family protein yields MRRLDITRDTCPMTFVKTKLELEKLEPGEVLEVYLSEGEPLDNVPKTAREQGYEVLDISHVEGGTYLVRIRKPGGGG; encoded by the coding sequence ATGAGAAGGCTCGATATCACACGTGATACCTGCCCCATGACCTTCGTGAAGACCAAGCTCGAGCTGGAGAAGCTCGAGCCCGGTGAGGTGCTCGAGGTCTACCTCTCGGAGGGTGAGCCCCTCGACAATGTGCCCAAGACCGCGCGTGAGCAGGGCTATGAGGTGCTCGACATCTCCCACGTGGAGGGCGGCACCTACCTCGTACGCATCAGGAAGCCGGGAGGTGGTGGATGA
- a CDS encoding sulfurtransferase TusA family protein has translation MSAVHISLPERLREDIASYREAAFRFLRGELDPREFRSVRVPMGIYEQRRDGAYMMRLRIPAGDITPQQLAAVAREAARYTLGPLHVTTRQDLQIHNLSLEATVALSEAFYPLGLTARGGGGNTVRNIIADPLSGYHGLFDVVPHAKALTERLISESDSWTLPRKFKVCFAPGVETPFLALVADVGLIAVEREGRRGFMVYVGGGMGAHSKTGILWKEWVPEGEVYAVVRAVKELFDAHGNRRNRHRARLRFLRDVWGDEVFLARLEERFESVRSRSLPPLEVPPAPPVRGVWREVVLPLGDLTPEQAQALAELVAPFGEDTIRLTHRQNILLRQIPEEEVARVEQRMRELGLKVGPETVWDKAVACAGAHTCRLGICLSRNLLVALQRHVGALGAHPQVRDITLNISGCPNACGQTPVADLGFAGAARRLHGRSIPAYVVYAGASLRPGRARLAERLGVVPAARVPDLVAAFFHEVTERRRSGESWFEFYEREGRALLTSLIPSYGEVPPPEEDLRPYHDWYDPLPFSLLGKVEGECSAGLFDLIEYDLSQAEEALKEGRLAQAVTAASRALLITKGIETREDAAVLDAFLREFVGVHLDPGFGRVLEAVRGGGRPEPQEVAALVQAVKELYHAMDDSLRLPRLEEAHEASSAPTRPSPAGEVPLHDFRGVPCPINFVKAKLVLELLPSGTEVEFLLDDGQPIENVPASLEGEGHEVVWKRKEGASWRIHVRKAGS, from the coding sequence ATGAGTGCGGTGCACATCTCCTTGCCAGAGCGACTCCGTGAGGACATCGCCTCTTACCGGGAGGCGGCCTTCCGGTTCCTCCGAGGCGAGCTCGACCCGCGTGAGTTCAGGAGCGTCAGGGTGCCCATGGGGATCTATGAGCAGCGGAGAGATGGGGCTTACATGATGCGGTTGAGGATCCCTGCAGGAGACATCACCCCCCAGCAGCTCGCCGCCGTGGCCCGTGAGGCCGCGCGGTACACCCTGGGTCCTCTCCACGTGACCACGCGACAGGACCTCCAGATACACAACCTCTCCCTGGAGGCCACGGTGGCCCTTTCCGAGGCCTTCTATCCCCTCGGACTCACCGCCCGAGGGGGAGGGGGGAACACGGTGCGGAACATCATCGCCGATCCCTTGAGCGGCTATCATGGCCTCTTTGATGTGGTGCCCCACGCGAAGGCCCTCACCGAACGCCTCATCTCAGAGTCCGACTCGTGGACCCTTCCTCGCAAGTTCAAGGTCTGCTTTGCCCCCGGAGTGGAGACCCCCTTCCTCGCGCTCGTGGCCGATGTGGGGCTCATCGCCGTCGAGCGGGAGGGGAGGCGGGGCTTCATGGTCTATGTGGGGGGAGGCATGGGCGCTCACTCGAAGACAGGGATCCTCTGGAAGGAGTGGGTTCCGGAAGGAGAGGTGTATGCGGTCGTGAGGGCGGTGAAGGAGCTCTTCGATGCGCACGGCAATCGGAGGAACCGGCACAGGGCCCGGCTGAGGTTTCTGAGGGATGTCTGGGGTGATGAGGTCTTCCTCGCGAGGCTTGAGGAGCGCTTCGAGTCGGTGAGGTCCCGATCCCTTCCTCCCCTGGAGGTTCCCCCCGCTCCTCCGGTGAGGGGGGTGTGGCGGGAGGTCGTCCTTCCCCTGGGTGATCTTACTCCTGAGCAGGCACAGGCCCTCGCCGAGCTTGTGGCCCCGTTTGGGGAGGACACCATTCGCCTCACGCACAGGCAGAACATCCTGCTCCGTCAGATCCCGGAGGAGGAGGTGGCCCGGGTGGAGCAGCGGATGAGGGAGCTGGGGCTGAAGGTGGGACCTGAGACGGTATGGGATAAGGCGGTCGCCTGTGCAGGGGCCCACACCTGCCGCCTGGGGATCTGCCTCTCGCGCAACCTTCTGGTGGCGTTGCAGCGCCACGTGGGAGCCCTGGGCGCCCACCCCCAGGTGCGGGACATCACCCTCAACATCTCGGGATGTCCGAACGCCTGCGGCCAGACCCCTGTGGCAGACCTCGGCTTTGCGGGAGCCGCCCGCCGCCTCCACGGGAGGAGCATCCCTGCGTACGTGGTGTACGCAGGTGCCTCGCTCCGGCCTGGAAGGGCGCGACTCGCAGAGCGCCTCGGGGTGGTCCCTGCAGCCCGTGTCCCGGATCTGGTGGCTGCCTTCTTCCATGAGGTGACCGAACGGCGACGATCCGGCGAGTCCTGGTTCGAGTTCTATGAGCGGGAGGGAAGGGCCCTCCTCACCTCCCTCATACCCTCCTATGGGGAGGTGCCGCCGCCGGAGGAGGATCTGCGGCCGTATCACGACTGGTACGATCCTCTCCCCTTCTCACTCCTCGGCAAGGTGGAGGGGGAGTGTTCCGCCGGGCTCTTCGATCTCATCGAGTACGACCTCTCCCAGGCCGAAGAGGCCCTCAAGGAGGGGAGGCTCGCCCAGGCGGTGACTGCCGCGAGCAGGGCCCTCCTCATCACCAAGGGGATCGAGACCAGGGAGGATGCCGCGGTCCTCGATGCATTCCTCCGTGAGTTCGTGGGGGTGCACCTCGACCCCGGGTTCGGCCGTGTGCTCGAGGCGGTCCGCGGGGGAGGACGTCCAGAGCCCCAGGAGGTGGCCGCCCTCGTTCAGGCGGTGAAGGAGCTCTACCACGCGATGGACGACTCGCTCCGGCTTCCCCGTCTCGAAGAGGCCCACGAGGCTTCCTCTGCGCCCACGCGCCCCTCACCTGCCGGGGAGGTCCCCCTCCACGATTTCCGGGGGGTGCCGTGTCCGATCAACTTCGTGAAGGCCAAGCTGGTCCTCGAACTCCTCCCCTCAGGGACCGAGGTGGAGTTCCTCCTCGACGATGGACAGCCCATAGAAAACGTCCCCGCCTCGCTCGAGGGCGAGGGGCATGAGGTGGTATGGAAGAGGAAGGAGGGTGCTTCGTGGAGGATCCACGTGCGAAAGGCAGGCTCATGA
- the cysD gene encoding sulfate adenylyltransferase subunit CysD, producing the protein MDRLQRLESQAIYVLREAYRSFPSLCMLWSIGKDSTVLLHLARKAFFGHVPFPLVHIDTGFKIPEMIAYRDRLVREWHLDMIVGQNREALRERRTYPDGACSRIECCRLLKSEALKHTIAGDWPRWRFDHEKGRYEEDANPAPFTGVIVGVRADEEGTRSKERVFSPRSAEGSWNIGDQPPELWNYYNTDFAPGTHVRIHPILECTELDIWEYIRRERIPVVSLYFDRGEGRRYRSPGCAPCTSPILSRARTVDEIVEELSSGALKGVAERSGREQDKEDGGTLETLRREGYM; encoded by the coding sequence ATGGATAGGCTCCAGCGTCTCGAATCACAGGCCATCTACGTCCTCAGGGAGGCCTACCGGAGCTTCCCCTCGCTCTGCATGCTGTGGTCCATCGGGAAGGACAGCACCGTTCTCCTCCACCTCGCCCGGAAGGCCTTCTTCGGCCACGTGCCGTTCCCCCTCGTGCACATCGACACCGGTTTCAAGATCCCCGAGATGATCGCCTACCGCGATAGGCTGGTGAGGGAGTGGCACCTCGACATGATCGTGGGTCAGAACAGGGAGGCCCTCAGGGAGCGTCGCACCTATCCTGATGGTGCGTGCTCGCGCATAGAGTGCTGTCGGCTCCTCAAGAGCGAGGCCCTCAAGCACACCATCGCAGGGGACTGGCCGCGGTGGCGCTTCGATCACGAGAAGGGACGGTACGAGGAGGATGCGAATCCCGCGCCGTTTACCGGCGTGATCGTGGGGGTGCGTGCGGACGAGGAGGGGACCCGGTCCAAGGAGCGGGTCTTCTCGCCCCGCTCTGCAGAGGGGAGCTGGAACATCGGCGACCAGCCTCCTGAGCTCTGGAACTACTACAACACCGACTTCGCACCCGGTACCCACGTGCGGATCCACCCCATCCTCGAGTGCACCGAGCTCGACATATGGGAGTACATCCGGAGGGAGCGGATCCCTGTGGTCTCCCTCTACTTCGACCGGGGAGAGGGACGCCGCTACCGCTCGCCCGGATGCGCGCCGTGCACCTCGCCCATCCTTTCTCGAGCCAGGACCGTGGATGAGATTGTCGAAGAGCTCTCCTCGGGTGCCCTCAAGGGAGTGGCGGAGCGCTCAGGGAGGGAACAGGACAAGGAGGATGGGGGGACGCTCGAGACCCTGCGGCGTGAAGGCTACATGTAG